One genomic region from Curtobacterium sp. 9128 encodes:
- a CDS encoding TrmH family RNA methyltransferase, translating to MTDEPAPTHERTTQGVGPHPRPWPDDPRLDPELLERGDTRNVVDAYRYWSMEAIVADLDTRRHGFDVAIENWQHDLNIGSIVRSANAFLAGTVHIIGRRRWNRRGAMVTDRYQHVRNHPDVASFLQAMRDEGRPVIAIDNTPGAEMLETAEVPARCVFLFGQEGPGLTDEAVAGADGHLEIAQYGSTRSINASAAAAIVMHAWIVRHATPPR from the coding sequence GTGACCGACGAGCCCGCGCCGACCCATGAGCGCACGACGCAGGGGGTCGGGCCGCACCCGCGGCCGTGGCCCGACGATCCCCGGCTCGACCCGGAGCTGCTCGAACGTGGGGACACCCGCAACGTCGTCGACGCCTACCGGTACTGGTCGATGGAGGCGATCGTCGCTGACCTCGACACCCGTCGACACGGGTTCGACGTGGCGATCGAGAACTGGCAGCACGACCTGAACATCGGGTCGATCGTCCGGTCGGCGAACGCGTTCCTCGCGGGAACCGTGCACATCATCGGGCGCCGGCGCTGGAACCGTCGTGGGGCGATGGTCACGGACCGGTACCAGCACGTGCGGAACCACCCCGACGTGGCGTCCTTCCTGCAGGCGATGCGCGACGAGGGACGCCCGGTCATCGCGATCGACAACACCCCTGGTGCCGAGATGCTCGAGACCGCGGAGGTCCCCGCGCGCTGCGTGTTCCTGTTCGGGCAGGAGGGGCCCGGGCTGACCGACGAGGCCGTCGCCGGCGCGGACGGGCACCTCGAGATCGCGCAGTACGGCTCCACCCGGAGCATCAACGCGTCCGCGGCCGCCGCGATCGTCATGCACGCGTGGATCGTCCGGCACGCCACGCCCCCTCGCTGA
- a CDS encoding TetR/AcrR family transcriptional regulator C-terminal domain-containing protein, whose protein sequence is MLVEPGSPSATPRPTAGDAVVPAAPRRRRGRPNVLTREQVIDAATAIANEDGLERLSFRALGNRLGVAPMTVHRTIGGLDDLHAELVRRTVDEFTATFVWPTDWREIVRVFATTFRDLMRTHPLVLESHSSRAPLVSSESDAVVAKVVGALRSAGLSDTEAMYAFFVVYDFVVGHAGVQVGRGDAEAGRPERHALVGEILGSHSYDDRFSLGLDILLAGIESRVR, encoded by the coding sequence GTGCTCGTCGAACCCGGAAGCCCGTCCGCCACCCCACGACCGACGGCCGGTGACGCCGTCGTGCCGGCGGCTCCGCGACGACGTCGGGGGCGGCCGAACGTGCTCACCCGCGAGCAGGTCATCGACGCGGCGACGGCGATCGCGAACGAGGACGGTCTCGAGCGGCTGTCGTTCCGTGCCCTCGGCAACCGGCTCGGGGTCGCGCCGATGACGGTGCACCGGACGATCGGCGGGCTCGACGACCTGCACGCGGAGCTCGTGCGCCGGACGGTCGACGAGTTCACGGCGACGTTCGTGTGGCCGACGGACTGGCGGGAGATCGTCCGCGTGTTCGCCACCACCTTCCGGGACCTGATGCGCACCCACCCGCTCGTGCTCGAGTCGCACAGCAGCCGGGCGCCGCTGGTGTCGAGCGAGTCGGACGCGGTCGTCGCGAAGGTCGTCGGCGCGCTCCGCTCCGCCGGACTGTCCGACACCGAGGCGATGTACGCGTTCTTCGTCGTGTACGACTTCGTCGTCGGGCACGCCGGGGTGCAGGTCGGTCGTGGTGACGCCGAGGCCGGGCGCCCGGAGCGGCACGCGCTCGTCGGCGAGATCCTCGGGTCGCACTCGTACGACGACCGGTTCTCCCTCGGACTGGACATCCTGCTCGCGGGGATCGAGTCCCGCGTCCGCTGA